One Solibacillus sp. R5-41 DNA segment encodes these proteins:
- a CDS encoding nitrous oxide reductase family maturation protein NosD: MSNSEKGVFFALFFLLLVFLENDTAAASSVQQQIDSLKPGEELLLNDVVIKESLTLTKPIIIRANNVIIEQPLKIESNDVRIEGIHFQGEQGILMKNVKNISIFNASFASSEEGVYIVNSQNITLEQIELTGIPSDLAKRKHGITVLRSETILIDDAKLTGTLDSIYVEESKQVRILNSQLRDGRYGVHSMYSEDIIVESSNISEYTTGIMVMMSKNIMLKDNLVAHQQSVHGTALTIYDSKLATIQENELRENKTAIQLQKASDIDMLGNELVMNVIAISGMDVWDSVFSNNRLRMNVLTTASSIDGLILSQNAYDDYGGYDLDGDHIGDAPYIATSTFGQWVLKRPNYQYFLGSSSVQLLTTLDALLLLSSQNVLLDERPKLVNNASIEMDFRWPYFVVSLLILGLLITGWRKLL; the protein is encoded by the coding sequence ATGAGTAATAGTGAAAAGGGCGTGTTTTTTGCCCTTTTTTTCCTGTTGCTTGTATTTTTAGAGAATGATACAGCGGCAGCTAGCTCAGTGCAACAGCAAATTGATTCATTGAAGCCGGGTGAAGAACTATTGCTGAATGATGTTGTAATTAAGGAATCGCTCACTCTTACAAAGCCGATAATCATCCGTGCAAATAATGTAATAATAGAACAACCTTTAAAAATTGAATCCAACGATGTTCGAATTGAAGGGATTCATTTTCAAGGTGAGCAAGGTATTCTTATGAAAAATGTAAAAAATATTTCTATTTTCAATGCTTCGTTTGCGTCGAGTGAAGAAGGAGTTTATATTGTAAACTCACAAAATATTACACTCGAACAAATTGAACTAACAGGCATTCCGAGCGATTTAGCTAAACGCAAGCACGGTATAACGGTTTTACGCTCTGAAACTATTTTAATTGATGATGCCAAATTAACGGGAACGCTTGATAGCATTTATGTAGAGGAGAGCAAGCAAGTTCGTATCCTCAATAGCCAATTACGTGATGGGCGATACGGTGTCCATAGTATGTATAGTGAGGATATTATCGTAGAAAGCAGTAATATTTCCGAGTATACAACTGGGATTATGGTGATGATGTCCAAAAATATTATGCTCAAGGATAATTTGGTCGCTCATCAGCAATCCGTTCATGGGACAGCATTGACGATTTATGACAGTAAATTGGCAACGATTCAAGAAAATGAATTACGTGAAAATAAAACGGCCATTCAGCTGCAAAAGGCGTCCGATATCGATATGTTGGGAAATGAACTCGTCATGAATGTTATTGCTATTAGTGGGATGGACGTTTGGGACAGCGTTTTTTCAAACAATCGTTTACGAATGAATGTATTAACAACAGCAAGTTCGATTGATGGATTAATATTGTCGCAAAATGCTTACGATGACTATGGTGGCTATGATTTAGATGGGGATCATATTGGGGATGCTCCTTATATTGCAACGTCTACATTTGGTCAATGGGTGTTAAAAAGACCGAACTATCAATATTTTTTAGGTAGCAGCAGCGTGCAATTATTAACAACATTAGATGCACTTTTATTGCTCTCCTCACAAAATGTACTGCTTGATGAAAGACCGAAATTAGTTAACAACGCATCGATCGAAATGGATTTTAGGTGGCCTTATTTCGTAGTGAGTTTATTAATTTTAGGGTTACTAATTACAGGATGGAGGAAGCTACTATGA
- the sdaAB gene encoding L-serine ammonia-lyase, iron-sulfur-dependent subunit beta — protein sequence MKFTSVFDIIGPVMIGPSSSHTAGAARIGRVARDLFGRQPKWVKIYLYGSFAETYRGHGTDVALIGGLLDYDTDDERIKTAFQEAQAANLQFEFFPETANKEHPNTARLVMGDDENEMSVEGISIGGGKIEISEVNGFKLRLTGGMPAILVVHDDRAGCIANVANCLAMHNVNIGHMEVSRIERGLTALMVIEVDQNIDKRIIDQISYIPHITKVSKINN from the coding sequence ATGAAGTTTACATCGGTTTTTGATATTATTGGTCCGGTTATGATTGGCCCCTCCTCTTCACATACAGCAGGGGCTGCTCGTATCGGGCGTGTCGCAAGGGATTTATTCGGACGTCAACCAAAATGGGTGAAGATTTATTTATATGGGTCCTTTGCTGAAACGTATCGCGGTCATGGGACGGATGTTGCCTTAATTGGAGGCTTATTAGATTATGATACGGATGATGAAAGAATTAAAACCGCTTTTCAAGAGGCACAGGCTGCTAACTTACAATTTGAATTTTTCCCGGAAACGGCCAATAAAGAGCATCCGAACACAGCCCGCCTTGTCATGGGAGATGACGAAAATGAAATGAGCGTTGAAGGCATTTCAATTGGCGGAGGAAAAATTGAAATTAGTGAAGTGAACGGCTTTAAATTGCGCTTAACGGGTGGAATGCCAGCCATTTTAGTTGTTCATGATGATCGCGCAGGATGCATCGCCAATGTCGCGAATTGCTTAGCAATGCACAATGTAAATATTGGGCATATGGAAGTGTCGCGTATTGAACGTGGGTTAACGGCATTAATGGTTATTGAAGTGGACCAAAACATAGATAAACGAATTATCGATCAAATTTCGTATATTCCACATATTACGAAGGTGTCGAAAATTAACAACTAA
- a CDS encoding thiamine diphosphokinase — protein sequence MIVAICAGGPIKEVAFSLTPDKWIGVDRGALHLIEQGIRPHTIVGDFDSVTADEFARISEVVDHVEKFQAIKDETDTDLALQRALQYEPTQIWLTGVTGGRLDHYEAALRSIYSLQKRFPSIVFKIINDQNEMCFLLPGKHSLHKTEYPFVSFFAYGQTIKEVTLRGVKYETTNEVIEQGTSRFTSNEIEQDGYISFAEGICLMITSKD from the coding sequence GTGATTGTAGCGATTTGTGCAGGCGGCCCTATAAAAGAGGTCGCCTTTTCTTTAACACCCGATAAATGGATTGGTGTGGACCGTGGGGCTTTGCATTTGATTGAGCAAGGCATTCGACCGCATACTATTGTAGGTGATTTTGATTCGGTGACAGCAGATGAATTTGCGCGAATTTCAGAAGTTGTCGACCATGTAGAGAAGTTTCAAGCGATAAAGGATGAGACGGATACGGATTTAGCTTTACAACGAGCATTGCAATATGAACCGACTCAAATTTGGCTTACAGGTGTGACAGGTGGTCGACTGGATCATTACGAGGCCGCATTACGCTCCATTTATTCGCTTCAAAAACGATTCCCTTCAATCGTGTTTAAAATTATCAATGACCAAAATGAAATGTGTTTTTTATTGCCTGGAAAGCATTCTTTACATAAAACGGAATATCCGTTCGTATCCTTTTTTGCGTATGGGCAAACAATAAAAGAGGTGACGTTGCGAGGTGTCAAGTATGAAACGACGAATGAAGTTATTGAACAAGGAACATCCCGCTTCACAAGCAATGAAATCGAACAAGACGGGTATATATCATTCGCTGAAGGCATATGTTTAATGATAACAAGCAAAGATTAA
- a CDS encoding nitrous oxide reductase accessory protein NosL, producing MRKWLVTIPLLFTLAACGNDENGQQNDANSGSKVKTEAVATQQAPTYLSSTEDWEVDERLQEPTEESLCEMCNMKVYTREHEMGVFSAQAIKADGTTAFYDDIGCLVNAELKFKEQNEKYVRDYISLNWLNVEEATIVKTELKSPMNWGYIFFKFEEDAKTYIAQNPAAHVEQLATIQATAKERMMKKMKEKEAEGKGPEEMDVEDHEGHMETEDGEDVHE from the coding sequence GTGAGAAAATGGCTTGTGACAATTCCGCTGTTATTTACATTAGCAGCATGTGGAAACGATGAAAATGGGCAACAAAATGATGCTAACAGTGGGTCGAAAGTAAAAACAGAAGCAGTTGCTACACAGCAAGCACCGACGTATTTATCGTCTACGGAAGACTGGGAAGTAGATGAACGTTTACAAGAACCGACAGAGGAGTCTCTTTGTGAAATGTGTAATATGAAAGTGTATACACGCGAGCATGAAATGGGTGTGTTCTCTGCACAGGCGATAAAAGCCGATGGAACGACAGCATTTTATGATGATATCGGTTGCTTAGTCAATGCCGAATTAAAATTTAAAGAGCAAAATGAAAAATATGTAAGAGACTATATTTCGTTAAACTGGCTAAATGTTGAAGAAGCAACTATTGTCAAAACTGAATTAAAATCTCCGATGAACTGGGGTTATATTTTCTTTAAATTTGAAGAAGATGCAAAAACATATATTGCACAAAATCCAGCGGCGCATGTGGAGCAATTAGCAACAATACAAGCGACTGCAAAAGAACGTATGATGAAAAAAATGAAGGAAAAAGAGGCAGAAGGAAAAGGTCCTGAGGAGATGGATGTTGAAGATCACGAAGGACATATGGAAACAGAAGATGGAGAAGATGTACATGAGTAA
- a CDS encoding ABC transporter permease: protein MILSELKQLVRSKWLYIVLALFLLLFVSIMLLQQLNAGEQMVFDRYNASLVNVLLFLLPLFILTIGAMGVAQDTESGWYRLLRTYPLSIGRYVFSKFIALIVLFLLILGTTETIVLLLGSFLGGISIHPTFLLLALLLVLIVSALSIWIGTFARHRLHALGLSLGIWGFFSLLSNYIVMALGTILPNYVIEKLLYVHLHSNPFEWLRFLFLLMINQTGVLGKSFYSLTQFYTSALGITVAIILTLIWMISPLLLAVWQLKWKEKRS, encoded by the coding sequence TTGATACTTTCAGAATTAAAACAGCTTGTTCGTAGTAAATGGCTGTATATTGTCCTCGCTTTATTTTTATTATTATTTGTGTCCATTATGCTGTTGCAGCAGTTAAATGCTGGGGAGCAAATGGTATTTGATCGCTACAATGCCTCTTTGGTGAATGTTTTATTATTTTTACTGCCATTATTCATTTTAACGATCGGTGCAATGGGAGTCGCACAAGATACGGAATCCGGGTGGTATCGCTTACTACGAACGTATCCGCTATCTATTGGCCGATATGTCTTTTCGAAATTCATTGCACTCATCGTCTTGTTTTTACTTATTTTAGGAACAACAGAAACGATTGTTCTATTATTGGGAAGCTTCTTAGGGGGCATTTCCATTCATCCGACATTTTTACTTCTCGCGTTATTGCTTGTGCTCATTGTAAGTGCATTAAGTATTTGGATTGGTACATTCGCACGTCATCGGCTTCATGCCCTCGGCTTAAGCTTGGGGATATGGGGGTTCTTTTCGCTACTAAGTAATTATATTGTCATGGCTCTAGGGACGATTTTACCGAATTATGTGATTGAAAAGCTTTTATACGTCCATTTACATAGTAATCCATTTGAATGGCTACGTTTTTTATTTTTATTAATGATTAACCAAACAGGGGTTTTAGGGAAATCATTTTATAGCTTAACGCAATTTTACACATCAGCATTAGGAATCACAGTTGCTATTATTTTGACATTAATTTGGATGATTTCACCACTTCTGCTTGCTGTATGGCAATTGAAATGGAAGGAGAAGCGTTCATGA
- a CDS encoding ABC transporter ATP-binding protein, producing MIELINLSKRYKGYRGLGPINYKIKPGKITALVGENGAGKSTLIKLLMRQIQPEDGTITGIDSHRIRFMPDDLEFPTTLKINEIMKLLGQLKKCSDAEQQRILHLVGLERATNDVVRNLSKGMRQRLNWAQSMLGESDLYILDEPTNGLDPYWISKLKKQLLQEKEQGQTILFSTHLLATVDEIADEVLMIQNGEAILAGSVQQVKAQYGVTNLEQLWLMLRKDNEG from the coding sequence ATGATTGAATTAATAAATTTATCGAAGCGTTATAAGGGCTACCGCGGACTCGGGCCAATTAATTACAAGATAAAGCCAGGGAAAATTACGGCACTTGTCGGTGAAAACGGGGCGGGAAAAAGTACGCTCATCAAATTATTAATGCGTCAAATTCAACCTGAAGACGGTACGATTACCGGCATAGACTCCCATCGTATTCGTTTTATGCCCGATGATTTAGAGTTTCCAACAACATTGAAGATTAATGAAATAATGAAGCTATTAGGTCAGCTGAAAAAATGTTCGGATGCTGAGCAACAACGCATATTACACCTTGTCGGATTGGAACGCGCTACAAATGATGTTGTACGAAACTTATCGAAAGGAATGCGTCAGCGATTAAATTGGGCTCAAAGCATGTTAGGGGAAAGTGATTTATATATTTTAGATGAGCCGACAAACGGGTTGGATCCGTATTGGATTTCCAAACTAAAAAAACAATTATTACAGGAAAAAGAGCAAGGTCAAACGATTTTATTTTCGACGCATTTATTAGCAACAGTTGATGAAATAGCGGATGAAGTGCTAATGATTCAAAATGGGGAAGCTATTTTAGCTGGATCTGTACAGCAGGTAAAGGCGCAGTATGGCGTGACAAATTTAGAGCAGCTATGGCTCATGCTACGCAAAGATAATGAAGGATAA
- the rpe gene encoding ribulose-phosphate 3-epimerase gives MIKIAPSILAADFAKLGEEVKEVEAAGAELIHIDVMDGHFVPNISFGAIALEAIRPLSTLPMDVHLMIENPDQYIEQFAKAGADYITVHVEACRHLHRTIQLIRSFGVKPGVVLNPHTPIESIQHVLEDIDMVLFMTVNPGFGGQKFIHSVVPKVAALSEIIKERNLNIEIEIDGGINAETIIPCAKAGATIFVAGSAIYGKEDRAQALQEIKQSGLDAIK, from the coding sequence ATGATTAAAATTGCACCATCCATTTTAGCAGCAGATTTTGCAAAATTAGGTGAAGAAGTAAAAGAAGTTGAGGCAGCAGGTGCAGAGCTGATTCACATTGACGTAATGGACGGTCATTTTGTCCCAAATATTTCATTTGGTGCGATTGCGCTTGAAGCGATTCGTCCATTATCAACATTACCAATGGATGTTCATTTAATGATTGAAAATCCAGATCAATACATTGAGCAATTTGCAAAAGCAGGTGCCGATTATATTACGGTCCATGTAGAAGCGTGCCGTCATTTACATCGCACTATTCAGCTAATTCGTTCTTTTGGTGTGAAACCGGGCGTTGTGTTAAATCCGCATACGCCAATCGAAAGTATCCAACATGTATTAGAGGATATTGATATGGTGTTATTTATGACGGTGAACCCTGGATTTGGCGGGCAAAAATTCATCCATTCGGTCGTGCCGAAAGTGGCAGCTTTATCAGAAATAATTAAAGAGCGTAATTTAAATATTGAGATTGAAATCGATGGTGGGATTAACGCAGAAACTATTATTCCATGTGCCAAAGCAGGTGCTACTATTTTCGTAGCGGGCTCTGCTATTTATGGAAAAGAAGATCGCGCGCAAGCATTACAAGAAATTAAACAATCAGGATTGGACGCTATTAAGTGA
- the sdaAA gene encoding L-serine ammonia-lyase, iron-sulfur-dependent, subunit alpha yields the protein MDVLFHSVRELVERAENEGKLISEIMIEQEMLISGRTREEIFSQMDRNLVVMEEAVERGLRGVQSVTGLTGGDAVLIQKYIASGKSLAGDLLLDAVSKAVATNEVNAAMGTICATPTAGSAGVVPGTLFAVKNKLNPTREQMVRYLFTSGAFGFVVANNASISGAEGGCQAEVGSASAMAAAAIVEMAGGTPQQCAEGFAITLKNMLGLVCDPVAGLVEVPCVKRNAMGASNSLVAADMALAGVTSRIPCDEVIGAMYRIGQAMSPNLKETARGGLAATPTGKAITHAIFDGGDLKSLLKSRAANN from the coding sequence ATGGATGTATTATTTCATAGTGTGCGTGAGTTAGTAGAACGAGCTGAAAATGAAGGGAAACTTATTTCTGAAATTATGATTGAGCAAGAAATGTTAATAAGCGGGCGCACTCGTGAAGAAATTTTCTCGCAAATGGACCGCAATTTAGTTGTGATGGAAGAAGCGGTTGAGCGCGGTTTACGTGGTGTTCAATCTGTGACAGGATTAACGGGTGGCGATGCGGTATTAATTCAAAAATACATCGCAAGTGGCAAGTCATTAGCAGGCGATTTATTGTTAGATGCTGTTAGTAAGGCGGTTGCAACGAATGAAGTAAATGCAGCGATGGGGACAATTTGTGCGACACCAACTGCAGGTTCGGCAGGCGTCGTACCAGGGACATTGTTTGCTGTGAAAAATAAATTAAATCCAACGCGAGAGCAAATGGTCCGTTATTTATTCACGTCGGGTGCATTCGGCTTTGTTGTTGCGAATAATGCGTCGATTTCAGGTGCTGAAGGTGGCTGTCAGGCAGAAGTGGGAAGTGCTTCGGCAATGGCGGCGGCAGCAATTGTTGAAATGGCTGGAGGAACACCACAGCAATGTGCAGAAGGGTTTGCGATTACATTAAAAAATATGCTAGGTCTTGTATGTGATCCAGTTGCTGGACTTGTTGAAGTTCCTTGTGTGAAGCGCAATGCGATGGGGGCATCCAATTCACTCGTTGCGGCAGATATGGCACTTGCTGGAGTAACGAGTCGTATTCCGTGTGATGAAGTGATTGGTGCGATGTATCGTATCGGACAGGCAATGAGCCCCAATTTAAAAGAAACGGCTCGTGGCGGACTAGCGGCAACACCAACAGGTAAGGCTATTACTCATGCGATTTTTGATGGTGGGGACTTAAAGAGTCTATTAAAATCGCGCGCGGCGAATAATTAA
- the rsgA gene encoding ribosome small subunit-dependent GTPase A, translated as MARGQIRKALSGFYYIEQDGKLIQCRARGIFRNRGESPLVGDFVEYSYDGESDGSVDKIYARKNELVRPPIANIDQALLVFSAKEPDFNTILLDRFLVVLESFHVQPIIVLTKLDLLDVEEKQSLQQYVKDYEAMGYEVILTFKDDPALLTTLGHYLKGKTSVLAGQSGVGKSTLLNTLIPSLELKTAHISKSLGRGKHTTRHVELIDIGEGLLADTPGFSSFDFDTIEKEELSACLPEFQRISENCKFRGCLHIKEPKCAVKDAVESGEIRSYRYEHYQQFLQEIIDRKPRY; from the coding sequence ATGGCGCGAGGCCAAATTCGAAAAGCATTAAGTGGTTTTTATTATATAGAGCAAGATGGAAAGCTGATTCAATGTCGGGCGCGTGGGATTTTCCGTAATCGCGGAGAATCCCCGTTAGTAGGAGACTTTGTAGAGTATTCTTACGATGGGGAATCGGATGGATCTGTCGATAAAATTTATGCGCGTAAAAATGAATTAGTGCGTCCACCAATTGCGAATATTGACCAAGCACTTTTAGTATTTTCAGCAAAAGAACCTGATTTTAATACAATTTTATTGGATCGTTTTTTAGTTGTTTTGGAATCGTTTCATGTGCAGCCCATTATCGTGCTGACAAAGTTAGATCTATTGGATGTTGAGGAAAAACAATCGCTTCAACAATACGTCAAAGATTATGAGGCAATGGGTTATGAAGTGATTTTAACTTTTAAAGATGATCCAGCATTATTGACGACATTAGGTCATTATTTAAAAGGAAAAACATCTGTTCTTGCCGGTCAATCAGGCGTCGGGAAGTCGACATTATTAAATACGCTAATCCCATCATTGGAACTTAAAACAGCGCATATTTCGAAAAGCTTAGGACGAGGCAAGCATACGACGCGACATGTGGAGTTAATTGATATTGGTGAAGGTTTGCTTGCCGACACTCCTGGTTTTAGTTCATTTGATTTTGATACAATTGAAAAAGAAGAACTGTCAGCATGTTTACCAGAATTCCAACGTATTAGTGAAAACTGCAAATTCCGAGGCTGTTTACATATTAAGGAGCCTAAATGTGCAGTGAAAGATGCAGTTGAATCTGGAGAAATTCGTTCCTATCGTTATGAACACTATCAACAGTTTTTACAAGAAATTATTGATCGAAAGCCGAGGTACTAA
- a CDS encoding DAK2 domain-containing protein — MKSLDGIKFAEMVQMGAHHLYQNAGYVDSLNVFPVPDGDTGTNMNLSMTSGADETELHAGAHIGKTAQALSKGLLMGARGNSGVILSQLFRGFGKAIEKNSEIDAKGLANAFQAGVDTAYKAVMKPVEGTILTVAREAAAKGVEVAETEDNLIAVMEAFIEEARASLNRTPDLLPVLKEVGVVDSGGQGLLFVYEGFLASMKGEPLPAKNESSLDDLINAEHHRVQDFMDTSAIEFGYCTEIMVRFEAEKEPFDEEQFRQELNPMGDSLLVISDDEVAKVHIHSETPGAVLEAGQKYGSLIKIKVDNMREQHSAIVNEAPKTPAKVKQQKVPFAIVTIAMGEGVANLLRSIGASYVIEGGQTMNPSTEDIVKAVQEIGAERVLILPNNKNIIMAAEQAAELLEIEAAVVPTKTIPQGMAAILAFNPEESVANNKNYMTEGFAHVKTGQVTFAVRDTSIDGVEIRKDDYMALAEGKIILSTTEMMDAAKQVLDNLMDEDSEIVTIIFGEDATAEQAEQLQSFIEENYEDAEVELVDGKQSLYPFILSVE, encoded by the coding sequence ATGAAGTCTTTAGACGGAATTAAATTTGCAGAAATGGTTCAAATGGGTGCACATCACCTTTACCAAAATGCAGGTTATGTAGATTCTCTAAATGTATTCCCTGTGCCAGACGGGGATACGGGGACAAATATGAATTTGTCTATGACATCTGGTGCAGATGAAACAGAACTACATGCAGGTGCTCATATCGGTAAAACAGCACAGGCATTATCAAAAGGCTTACTAATGGGGGCGCGCGGAAATTCAGGCGTAATTTTATCGCAATTATTCCGTGGTTTCGGTAAGGCGATTGAAAAAAATTCAGAGATCGACGCAAAAGGCTTAGCGAATGCATTCCAAGCAGGTGTCGATACGGCATATAAAGCGGTTATGAAGCCTGTTGAAGGTACGATTCTTACAGTTGCACGAGAAGCGGCAGCTAAAGGTGTCGAAGTTGCTGAAACTGAGGACAACCTAATTGCTGTTATGGAGGCATTTATTGAAGAAGCACGTGCATCACTAAATCGTACACCGGATTTATTGCCTGTTTTAAAAGAAGTTGGCGTAGTTGATAGTGGTGGACAAGGGTTGCTTTTCGTCTATGAAGGATTCCTCGCATCGATGAAGGGTGAGCCATTGCCTGCAAAAAATGAATCGTCTTTAGATGATTTAATTAATGCAGAACATCACCGAGTACAAGACTTTATGGATACTTCTGCGATTGAATTTGGTTATTGTACGGAAATTATGGTTCGTTTTGAAGCGGAAAAAGAACCGTTCGATGAAGAGCAATTCCGCCAAGAGCTAAATCCAATGGGTGATTCTTTGCTTGTTATTTCAGATGATGAAGTGGCAAAGGTACATATTCACTCTGAAACACCAGGTGCGGTGCTAGAAGCAGGGCAAAAATACGGTAGCTTAATTAAAATCAAAGTAGATAATATGCGTGAACAACATTCGGCGATTGTCAATGAAGCGCCAAAAACACCAGCTAAAGTAAAACAACAAAAGGTTCCATTTGCGATCGTAACAATTGCTATGGGTGAAGGCGTAGCAAATTTATTACGTTCAATTGGTGCATCTTATGTAATCGAAGGCGGCCAAACAATGAATCCTTCAACGGAAGACATTGTGAAGGCTGTTCAAGAAATTGGTGCTGAACGCGTACTTATTTTACCGAACAATAAAAATATTATTATGGCAGCAGAACAAGCAGCAGAGCTTTTAGAAATTGAAGCGGCTGTTGTTCCTACAAAAACAATTCCACAAGGGATGGCGGCAATTTTAGCTTTCAACCCAGAGGAGTCAGTTGCAAATAATAAAAATTACATGACAGAAGGATTTGCGCATGTAAAAACAGGTCAAGTAACATTTGCGGTTCGAGATACGTCGATTGACGGTGTAGAAATTCGTAAAGATGACTATATGGCTTTAGCAGAAGGGAAAATCATATTATCAACAACTGAAATGATGGACGCTGCTAAACAAGTACTTGATAATTTAATGGACGAAGATTCTGAAATCGTTACAATTATTTTTGGTGAAGATGCGACGGCTGAGCAAGCAGAACAATTGCAAAGCTTCATTGAAGAAAATTATGAAGATGCAGAAGTAGAACTTGTCGATGGTAAACAATCACTTTATCCATTTATTCTTTCAGTCGAATAA
- a CDS encoding Asp23/Gls24 family envelope stress response protein: MSVELNNEFGHIDISNDVIAQIAGGAAIECYGIVGMASKHQIRDGLTDILRKENFAKGVLIRQAGEDLHIDMYIVVSYGTKISEIAYQVQSKVKYTVNKTLGMSVKSVNIFVQGVRVANV; the protein is encoded by the coding sequence ATGTCAGTAGAATTGAATAACGAATTCGGCCATATTGATATTTCAAATGATGTGATTGCACAAATTGCTGGTGGAGCGGCAATCGAGTGTTATGGTATTGTAGGAATGGCGTCTAAACACCAAATTCGTGACGGATTAACAGATATTTTGCGTAAAGAAAACTTTGCAAAAGGTGTACTAATTCGCCAAGCGGGTGAAGACCTACATATTGATATGTATATCGTTGTAAGCTATGGTACAAAAATTTCTGAAATTGCATATCAAGTTCAATCAAAAGTAAAATATACAGTAAATAAAACATTAGGTATGAGCGTTAAATCGGTAAATATTTTTGTTCAAGGCGTTCGTGTTGCGAATGTGTAA
- a CDS encoding nitrous oxide reductase accessory protein NosL gives MKRKLILLFLMTLVLAGCGNADLTAREIHLETDICEICNMAISHPDYAAQAIFKNNDYQVFDDLGCLIDFLKGESAKEVVIAYIYSEDTGQWIDVKEAYFVYNADYWTPMNYGVLAFEKEQALTDYVQENGDGQLLSYEALLTDFKWGVHTH, from the coding sequence ATGAAACGTAAACTAATTTTATTATTTTTGATGACGCTTGTATTAGCGGGCTGTGGCAATGCAGATTTAACCGCGCGTGAAATTCATTTGGAAACGGATATTTGTGAAATATGCAATATGGCGATTTCCCATCCAGATTATGCAGCACAAGCAATTTTTAAAAATAACGACTATCAAGTTTTTGATGATTTAGGTTGCTTAATCGATTTTTTAAAAGGTGAATCGGCAAAGGAAGTCGTGATTGCCTATATTTATTCAGAGGATACAGGACAATGGATTGATGTGAAGGAAGCGTACTTCGTCTATAATGCCGATTATTGGACGCCAATGAATTATGGTGTGCTTGCATTTGAAAAGGAACAAGCTTTGACCGACTATGTACAGGAAAATGGCGATGGACAATTGTTAAGCTATGAAGCATTATTGACGGACTTTAAATGGGGAGTGCATACGCATTGA
- the rpmB gene encoding 50S ribosomal protein L28, with the protein MPKQCVITGRKARTGNNRSHAMNATKRTWGANLQKVRILVDGKPKRVWVSARALKSGKIERV; encoded by the coding sequence ATGCCAAAACAATGCGTAATTACTGGCCGTAAAGCTCGTACAGGCAACAACCGTTCACACGCTATGAACGCAACCAAGCGTACTTGGGGTGCTAACCTTCAAAAAGTTCGCATTTTAGTAGACGGTAAGCCTAAACGTGTATGGGTTTCTGCCCGTGCTTTAAAATCAGGTAAAATCGAGCGCGTTTAA